From Elephas maximus indicus isolate mEleMax1 chromosome 1, mEleMax1 primary haplotype, whole genome shotgun sequence, a single genomic window includes:
- the LOC126077671 gene encoding olfactory receptor 2W1-like, whose translation MGQNNDSSLKGFVLLGFSDHPKLEMVLSGVVTIFYLITLVGNTAIILASLLDSHLHTPMYFFLRNLSFLDLCLTTSIIPQMLVNLWGPNKTISFVGCVIQLYVYMWLGSIECLLLAVMSYDRFIAICKPLHYLLIMNPHLCLKMSITVWGISLGCSLALCSLTLNLPRCGNNTLHHFLCELPAMIKIACVDTTVVEMSVFALGIIFVLTPLFLILISYGYIARAVLRMKSKAGQRKAINTCRSHLTVVSIFYGTIIYMYLQPGNSTSKDQGKFLTLFYTIITPSLNPLIYTLRNKDMKHALRKLIRVDYESTKMKRKWKS comes from the coding sequence ATGGGCCAAAACAATGATAGTTCTCTAAAGGGTTTTGTTCTGCTTGGCTTCTCTGATCATCCCAAACTGGAGATGGTCCTGTCAGGAGTTGTCACCATCTTCTACTTAATTACACTGGTGGGTAACACAGCCATCATTCTCGCATCTCTCCTGGATTCCCATCTGCACACAccaatgtattttttcctcaggAATTTATCTTTCCTAGATCTGTGTCTCACCACCAGCATTATACCCCAGATGCTTGTTAACTTGTGGGGTCCTAATAAGACAATCTCCTTTGTGGGCTGTGTCATTCAACTCTATGTTTATATGTGGTTGGGCTCCATTGAGTGCCTTCTCTTGGCTGTTATGTCCTACGATCGTTTTATAGCTATTTGTAAACCACTGCATTATTTGCTAATCATGAACCCACATCTATGCCTCAAGATGAGTATCACAGTATGGGGTATTAGTTTGGGCTGTTCTCTAGCATTATGTTCACTTACCCTGAATTTACCTAGATGTGGAAACAACACTTTACATCATTTCTTGTGTGAATTGCCAGCTATGATCAAGATAGCATGCGTAGACACAACAGTAGTTGAAATGTCTGTTTTTGCTTTAGGCATTATCTTTGTCCTTACACCCCTCTTCCTTATTCTTATATCCTATGGTTACATTGCTCGAGCTGTGCTAAGAATGAAGTCAAAAGCAGGCCAGCGAAAAGCAATTAATACCTGTCGATCTCATCTCACTGTGGTGTCCATCTTTTATGGAACTATCATCTACATGTACCTGCAGCCAGGTAACAGTACCTCCAAAGACCAGGGCAAGTTCCTCACTCTCTTTTACACCATCATCACTCCAAGTCTCAACCCCCTCATCtacactttgaggaataaggacaTGAAGCATGCACTGAGGAAACTCATAAGAGTTGACtatgaatctacaaaaatgaagaggaaatggaaatcaTAG